Genomic window (Streptomyces sp. NBC_01431):
CGCAGTGGCCTCTCGGTGCCCTTCCTCAGCCAGGTCGAGAACGAACGCGCCCGCCCCAGCGCCCGTTCCCTCCAGCGCGTCGCGGACGCCCTGAACACCACGGTCGGCGACCTGTACGACGCCGCCGACTGCACCCGCACCGTCGACGTGGTGCGGGCCGAGCCGGAGGCGGACGCCCCCGGCGTACGGTCCCTGCTGCGCGGCCACCACCAACTGCACGCCATGGAGTTCACCGGAGAGCAGGACACCGGGCGCGAATTCCAGCACCGCAACGACGAGTTGATGTACGTGGCCGACGGGGCCGCCGAGGTCGAGGCCGAGGGCCGGGCCTACCGGCTGGAACGCGGCGACACCCTCTGCCTGTCCGGTGGGGTCCGCCACCGCTGGCGGGCCGCACTGCCCGGCACCCGGATCCTGGTCGTGGCGGTCGCCGACCACATCGAGGCCATCGAGGAGACCCGCCACTGATGAGGGTGGTCTGCCTCGTCCCGTCCTTGACGCGGGCGGTCGCGGTCACGGCCCCCGCCTCCGGGCTCCTGGTGGCGTGACGTACGGCCGAAGCGCCGGCCGTATTCGGCGCGGCGCTCGGGACCGGCGGCTGACGTACGGAGGCCGCCTGTGCGGGCTCCCTCCTCGGGTTACTTCTTCACGGGCGCCGCGAGCAGTCTGCCGTTGAGCAGGCCGCGCACCGTGTGAAAACCGGCCACCAGCCAGGCCGCCACGAGCAGCGCGTACAGGGCGGCGGCCAGCCAGTTGAAGGCGTCCAGACCGGTGTGGCGCGCGAGGCCCTCGGCGCCGGTGACGCAGGTGCCCACCGGGAAGGTGAAGGCCCAGAAGGTCATCGCGAAGCGCATCCCGTTGCGGGCCGCTCGGACGGCCATGGCCAGCGCGAGTGCCAGCCACATCAGGGCGAAGCCCATCACCGGCACGCCGTACAGCACGGCGAAGGCGCCCATGCCGTGCGCGTACGGGGCGGCGATCGCGCCGGGTGCCACATCGGCCAGCTTGTTCACGGCGGTGGTGGACTGGCCAAGAGGACCGAGCACCAGGAAGAGGGTCGGGGTCAAAAGCAGGGGCAGCGCGCCTTGGTGAATCAGGCGCGAGAACACCACGGGCAGGATGACCAGGGTGGCGAGCAGGCTCATGCCGAACATGGCGTACGAGCCGAGCAGCAGCGCCTCGCGGGCCTGGCCGGCCGGCAGGCGGGGGATGAGCAGCGGGCCGAGGGTGGCCGAGACCATGGGGGCGACCACGGGGAGCAGCCAGACCGGGGACGCGCTGCCGGGCGCCACGTCATGGCGTACGACCATCAGATACGGGACGGCGACGGTGGCGGCCAGGCCGATCAGGGTGCCCACGCCGTACAGCACCCACGCCAGCGGGACGGCCGCGCTCTCGCCGATCACGTCGGCGCCGACGCCCAGGGTGCCGATGCCGACGGCCAGGAACGCCATCGACAGACAGCCGTAGAAGGGCGCGACCGCCGGATCGAGGAGGTGGGCGCGGGCTTGGTCGCGGTGGTGCAGCCAGTGTCCGGCGCGAGCGCCGAGCAGCACCACGAGCATGGCCAGTGAGAGCGCCCAGACCACCGGGAGGCCGGGGACGTGGAACGGCAGTCCCGCACCCGCGTTCGCGATGATGGCGGTGCCCATGACCGCGGCGTACCAGTTCGGGCCGAGGTGTCGCAGGACGGGAGGCCGGCCGGCGGCGAGGGGCTGGGTGCGGGGGCGCAGATGCGCGAGGGTGGCCATGAATGCAGCTTCGCCCCGGCAGAACGCACCCGCCACGCCTGCTGGGTCTATGAGCCCATAAGCTGGGTTTATGAGCTTGAGCGGTCCTGAGGAGATCAGCCCCCTTGCCCACCGGGTGCCGGACCTGGGGGCGATGGAGTTGCTGCTCGCGGTCGCCCGGCACGGCAGCCTCGGGCGGGCGGCCCGCGACCTCGGCATCACCCAGCCCGCCGCGAGCAGCCGCATCCGTTCGATGGAGCGGCTGCTCGGCGTCACTCTCGTCGACCGCTCCCCGCGCGGGTCCCGGCTCACCGCCGAGGGCGTGCTGGTGACGGACTGGGCACGGCGGGTGGTGGAGGCGGCCGAGGCGTTCGACGCGGGTGCGCAGGCGCTGCGCGGCCGCCGGGACTCGCGGCTGCGGGTCGCCGCGAGCATGACCATCGCGGAGTACCTGCTGCCGGGCTGGCTGATAGCCCTGCGCGCCGAGCGCCCCGGCACCGCGGTCTCGCTCAGCGCCGGGAACTCAGCCGTGGTCGCTCAGCGGCTGCTCGCCGACGAGGCCGAACTCGGCTTCGTGGAGGGACTCGGCGTGCCCGCGGGCCTGGACTCGGCGGTCATCGCCCACGACCGCCTCGTCGTCGTCGCGGCCCCCTCGCACCCGTGGGCCCGCAGGCGCCGCCCGCTCGACCCCGCGGAGCTGGCCGCGACGCCGCTCATCCTGCGCGAACGCGGCTCGGGCACCCGCCAGGTCCTGGACGCCGGGCTCGCCGCGCACGGCGGTCTCGCCGAACCCCTCCTCGAACTCGCCTCCACCACCGCGGTGAAGGCGGCCGTCGTCAGCGGCGCGGGGCCCTCCGTGCTCAGCGAACTCGCCCTGGGGGAGGAGCTGGCGGCCCATCGCCTGGTGAAGGTCCAGGTCGAGGGCGTACGGCTGCGGCGCGAGCTGCGCGCGGTGTGGCGCCAGGGCCCGCTGCCCGCGGGACCCGCCCGCGACCTGCTGTCCCTGACGCGACACCCGTGACCCCGGGCCCCCGACGCGAAGGTTCAGGCCTTCACAACGCGGCACACACCGGCGCCCCTGACGCGGGGGTCAGGCGGGCACGAGCCGACAGCCGTCCGCGTCCTGGCGGGCGCGGGCCAGGCGCTGCTCGATGGTGTGCCGCACCACCGGCCACTCCTCGTACAGGACCGAGTAGAACGCCGTCCCGCGCACGATTCCGTCCAGGCCCCGGGTGTGGACGCGGCGCACCCCCTCGCACACCGCGCCGAGGCGCTCGATCGCGGCCCGCGAGCGGATGTTGCGGGCGTCGGCGCGCAGCGAGATCCGGCGCACCCCCCAGGTGTCGAAGGCGTGCTGGAACATGAGCAGCTTGGCCTCGGTGTTGATGCCGGTGCCCTGGGCGTGCGCGGAGAGCCAGGTGGCGCCGATCTCGGCGGCGTCGGGGACCGCGTCGGCGGCGCCGGTCAGCGGGCCGCGCGGCGCGGGCGGCCACACCACGGGCCCGTCCCAGTAGTCGAGTTCGCAGAACCGGGTCGAGCCGACGACCAGGCCGTCGCCGGCTCGCACGGTCGCGAACACCAGGGACCGGCCGGCCTCCTGGTCGGCCAGCGCGCTGTGGACGTAGGCGTGCGCCGATTCGATGCCGTGCGGCACGGGTGTGAAGGCGTACGAGCTCCGGTCGGCCGCCGCGGCGGCGGCCAGAGCCGGAGCATGGGATGCGGTGAGCGGTTCGAGCCGTACGAAACGGCCCGACAGGATGACGGGTACGGGCACGGGGCCTTCAGGTCCTTCGGGGCGCGGCGGAGCCTCCCCGCCGGCGGGCGGAGAGAGCGGGGACACGGAGACACATTGTCAGGATGTGTCCGTGAAATGGCCGGGGAAGGAACGAGTACGCGAAGAGGAACGAGCGGCCAGATGAAGGCGAGGAGTCTCGGGGAATCCGCCCGTGTGAGGGGCGGCGAAAGGAAGATACCCGGACGATCGCCCAAACGTCACCCCCTTGACGGGGCGAGGGATTCCGGGCGTGTCGTACGGCCCCCGGCCACCAGCGGCCGGGGGCCGTCGCCGAGGGCGCGGCGTGGGTCTTCAGCGGGTTGACGCGGCCCGCACAAGACCGTCGGTGACGCGGGTGTCCGTGCCCATCTCGGGATGCCACTGGACGGCCAGGACCCAGCCGGGGCCGGGCAGTTCGGCCGCCTCGACCGTGCCGTCCGCCGCGTGGGCCGAGGCCACCAGGCCGCTGCCGAGCCGGTCCACGCACTGGTGGTGGTAGGTCGGCACGTCCGATGCCTCGGGCACCAGCGAGGCGTACAGCGTGCCCGGCACCGGTTTCACGGTGTGGGCGCCGAACACGCCCGGCCCGCCGGTGTGCCCCTCCAGGTGCTGGACCAGGGTGCCGCCGAGGGCCACGTTGAGGAGCTGAAGACCCCGGCAGATGCCGAGCAGCGGGGTGCCGGCGGCCAGGGCCGCGTCGATCAGGGCGAGCTCCCAGGCGTCCCGCTCCCGGGCGGGTGGTCCGGTACGGGGCGACGGCTCAGCCCCGTACCGGACCGGCTCGACATCGGCCCCGCCCGCGACGATCAGGCCGTCCAGGCGCGCCACGACCTCGGCCGCGGCCGCCGGATCGTCGTCGGGGGGCAGCATCGCGGCGAGTCCGCCGGCCGCCCGGACGAGCCGGGGATAGGCGGCGGGCAGCAGGGCGGCGGGCAGGTCCCACACACCCCACCGGGCGGGCTCCAGGTACGTACTGATGCCGATGAGCGGCTTGGACACGGCGGTGGTCTCCGTTCTTCGGGCCGGTGCTGGTTCAGTCCCGGGCGAGTTCGGCCTCGGCGGCGGCCAGGGCGGCGAACTCCTCCTCGGGCGCGTGGGCGACCAGCCGGTGGCGACTGTAGAGGGCGAAGTAGGCCAGCGCGATCGCGTAGACGCCGAGCGCGATGAACGCGGCGTCCTTGTCCACCAGGAACGTCGCCACCAGCGCGGACAGCGCGAGGACGAAGGCGACCGCCGAGGTCAGGACCCCTCCGGGGGTGCGGTAGGGCCGCGCGAGGCCCGGCTCGCGGCGCCGCAGCACCATGTGCGAGAGCGCCATCAGGGCGTAGGAGATCGTGGCGCCGAACACCGCCACGTTCAGCATCCGGCCGCCGTTGCCGCTCCAGGCGGCGAGTGTGAAGCCGATCGCGCCGGGGATCAGCAGACCCAGGTACGGCGACTTGCGGCGGCTGGTCAGCGACAGGAAGCGGGGCAGGTAGCCGGCCCGCGACAGCGCGAACAGCTGGCGCGAGCCCGCGAAGATCAGCGAGAAGAAGGACGCCACCAGGCCCGCGAGCCCCGCGTAGTTGACGAACCGGCTCAGCGCGGTCGGGCCGCCGTCGCCCTGGAGCGCCACGACCAGCGGGTTGCCCGCGTCCTTGATGGCGGCGGAGCCGTGCGCCCCGGTCGCGGCGAAGAAGGTCACCACGGCGAGCAGCACCAGAATCGACAGTGAGATGGCGAGCGCGCGCGGCATGGAGCGCACCGGGTCCTTGGCCTCCTCGGCCGCCAGCGGCACCCCTTCCACGCCGAGGAAGAACCACATCCCGAAGGGGAACGCGGCCCAGATGCCGAGCACGCCGAACGGCAGCCACGAGCTGGACCCGAGCGCGGAGGTGTCCACCGGGATGTCGTTGAGGCGGGACGCGTCGAAGTCGGTGAGGGCGCCGACGGCGAAGACCAGCAGGGCGGCGACGGCGATCGCGGTGACGACCAGGCTGAAGCGCAGCGCCTCGCCCACGCCCCACAGATGGATCCCAATGAAGATCGCGAAGCAGGCGAGGTAGACGGGCCAGCCGGACGTGAGGCCGAACAGGCCGAGCGACTGGACGTAGTCGCCGATGAACAGGGAGATCGCGGCGGGCGCCAGGATGTACTCGATGAGGATCGCGGTGCCGGTCAAGAAGCCGCCCCAGGTGCCGAGCGCCCGGCGCGCGAAGCCGTAACCGCCGCCCGCGGTGGGCAGGATGGCCGACAGTTCGGCCAGCGAGAACACGAGACAGGCGTACATGACCCCCATCAGGACGGTGGCGACGGCAAGCCCGCCGAAGCCGCCCTTGGAGAGGCCGATGTTCCAGCCGGAGAAGTCGCCGGACACCACATAGGCGACGCCGAGGCCGGTGAGCAGCAGCCAGCCCGCGCTGCCGCGGCGCAGCGTGCGCCGGTGCAGGTAGTCGTCCTCGGCGGAGGTGGATGCTGCGGTGCGGAGGTCGGTGCCCTCGGCCATGAGCCGCTCCAGATGATCGTCAAGGGAGATCAGGTCAATGGTTCGGCTGCATACCTTTGCTGGAGGGCAGGGTGATGCGCAAGGGGTGCGTGTAAAACCGCGGTTACGGAAATCGCCGGTGAACGACGGCCGGGCGGCCGGGAGTTCCCGTCAGGTCAGGAATCCGCGCAGCAGGGCCGCCGTGCCCGCGCAGTGCTCCCGCATCACTTCCCGGGCCCCGTCCGCGTCGCCGTCGAGCACCGCCTCGACCAGCGCGGTGTGCTGGTGCTGCGAGTGCTCCAGGTTGCGGACCAGGAGCGGGATGCAGTCCAGGAGGTCGTTGGCGGTGGCCCGGACGGCCGCGTACTGGGCGGTGAGCGTGGGCGATCCGGAGAGCTCCGCGAGGGTGAGGTGGAGCAGGGTGTCCTGGCGGCGGTAGTCGCCGAGCTCGGCGTCATGGGTCGCGGTGAGCGCGGCCCGCAGCCGCCCGGCACCCTCGTCGGTCAGCCCGTGGGCCGCGCACAGCCCGGCCGCGCCGACCTCCAGAACCTCCCTGAAGCGCAGGACGTCCTCCACGTCCACCGCCGCCACGCGGCGGCGCAGCTCGACCTCCCCGCCGCCCTCGCTGGGTCTGGGCAGCACGAACGTGCCGCCGTACCGGCCGCGCCGGCTCTCGACCATGCCCTGGTCCTGGAGCACCTTGAGCACCTCGCGCAGGGTGACCCGGCTGATCCCCATGCGCTCCGCCAACTCCCGCTCGGAGGGCAGCCGTTCGCCCGGCGGGACCAGGCCGAGCCGCAGTAGCTGGAGGATCTGCTCCAGCGCTTCCTCGAAGCCGTTGCCGGCCCGTACGGTCCGCAGTACGGGGACGAGGGCGTCCGGCGACCTGTCGTCCGCACCGGCCGCCGAGTCGATCTTCTTCGCCACGTCGTGGATTCCCCTTCCCAATCAATGGTCTTACCCCATACCTTATGGCTCTCGGCTGACCCAAGGAGGAGCATCCCGTGGCAGACCGCACACCCCCGCTCTCGATCGAGAAGCTGCGCGCTCTCGTCGCCAGCGGTGAGATCGACACTGTCGTCCTCGCCTTCCCCGATATGCAAGGGCGACTGCAGGGCAAGCGCTTCGCGGCCGGGTTCTTCCTCGACGAAGTCCTGACGCACGGCACCGAAGGCTGCAACTACCTGCTCGCCGTCGACACCGAGATGAACACCGTCGACGGATACGCGATGTCCTCCTGGGAGCGCGGCTACGGCGACTTCGCCATGCACGCGGACCCGGCGACGCTGCGCCGCGTCCCGTGGAACGAGGGCACCGCGATGCTCATCGCCGACCTCGGCTGGAACGACGGCTCGCCGGTCGTCGCGGCCCCCCGCCAGATCCTGCGCCGCCAGCTGGAGCGGCTCGCCGAGCTCGGCTACACCGCCCAGGTCGGCACCGAACTCGAATTCATCGTGTTCAAGGACAGCTACGAGCAGGCCTGGGACGCCGGATACAAGGGCCTCACCCCGGCCAACCAGTACAACATCGACTACTCGGTGCTCGGCACCGGCCGCATCGAGCCGCTGCTTCGCCGCATCCGCAACGAGATGCAGGCGGCGGGCCTGACCGTCGAGTCCGCCAAGGGCGAGTGCAACCCCGGCCAGCACGAGATCGTCTTCCGCTACGACGAGGCCCTGGTCACCTGCGACCAGCACGCCATCTACAAGACGGGCGCCAAGGAGATCGCGGCCCAGGAGGGTGTCTCGCTCACCTTCATGGCCAAGTACGACCAGCGCGAAGGCAACTCCTGTCACATCCACCTCTCGCTCACGGACGAGGACGGCCGCAACGTG
Coding sequences:
- a CDS encoding helix-turn-helix domain-containing protein codes for the protein MDDKETLRVGVAVRRLRRSLGLTLAVVAERSGLSVPFLSQVENERARPSARSLQRVADALNTTVGDLYDAADCTRTVDVVRAEPEADAPGVRSLLRGHHQLHAMEFTGEQDTGREFQHRNDELMYVADGAAEVEAEGRAYRLERGDTLCLSGGVRHRWRAALPGTRILVVAVADHIEAIEETRH
- a CDS encoding TDT family transporter, with product MATLAHLRPRTQPLAAGRPPVLRHLGPNWYAAVMGTAIIANAGAGLPFHVPGLPVVWALSLAMLVVLLGARAGHWLHHRDQARAHLLDPAVAPFYGCLSMAFLAVGIGTLGVGADVIGESAAVPLAWVLYGVGTLIGLAATVAVPYLMVVRHDVAPGSASPVWLLPVVAPMVSATLGPLLIPRLPAGQAREALLLGSYAMFGMSLLATLVILPVVFSRLIHQGALPLLLTPTLFLVLGPLGQSTTAVNKLADVAPGAIAAPYAHGMGAFAVLYGVPVMGFALMWLALALAMAVRAARNGMRFAMTFWAFTFPVGTCVTGAEGLARHTGLDAFNWLAAALYALLVAAWLVAGFHTVRGLLNGRLLAAPVKK
- a CDS encoding LysR family transcriptional regulator, which gives rise to MSLSGPEEISPLAHRVPDLGAMELLLAVARHGSLGRAARDLGITQPAASSRIRSMERLLGVTLVDRSPRGSRLTAEGVLVTDWARRVVEAAEAFDAGAQALRGRRDSRLRVAASMTIAEYLLPGWLIALRAERPGTAVSLSAGNSAVVAQRLLADEAELGFVEGLGVPAGLDSAVIAHDRLVVVAAPSHPWARRRRPLDPAELAATPLILRERGSGTRQVLDAGLAAHGGLAEPLLELASTTAVKAAVVSGAGPSVLSELALGEELAAHRLVKVQVEGVRLRRELRAVWRQGPLPAGPARDLLSLTRHP
- a CDS encoding GNAT family N-acetyltransferase: MPVPVILSGRFVRLEPLTASHAPALAAAAAADRSSYAFTPVPHGIESAHAYVHSALADQEAGRSLVFATVRAGDGLVVGSTRFCELDYWDGPVVWPPAPRGPLTGAADAVPDAAEIGATWLSAHAQGTGINTEAKLLMFQHAFDTWGVRRISLRADARNIRSRAAIERLGAVCEGVRRVHTRGLDGIVRGTAFYSVLYEEWPVVRHTIEQRLARARQDADGCRLVPA
- a CDS encoding gamma-glutamyl-gamma-aminobutyrate hydrolase family protein; the encoded protein is MSKPLIGISTYLEPARWGVWDLPAALLPAAYPRLVRAAGGLAAMLPPDDDPAAAAEVVARLDGLIVAGGADVEPVRYGAEPSPRTGPPARERDAWELALIDAALAAGTPLLGICRGLQLLNVALGGTLVQHLEGHTGGPGVFGAHTVKPVPGTLYASLVPEASDVPTYHHQCVDRLGSGLVASAHAADGTVEAAELPGPGWVLAVQWHPEMGTDTRVTDGLVRAASTR
- the eat gene encoding ethanolamine permease, translating into MAEGTDLRTAASTSAEDDYLHRRTLRRGSAGWLLLTGLGVAYVVSGDFSGWNIGLSKGGFGGLAVATVLMGVMYACLVFSLAELSAILPTAGGGYGFARRALGTWGGFLTGTAILIEYILAPAAISLFIGDYVQSLGLFGLTSGWPVYLACFAIFIGIHLWGVGEALRFSLVVTAIAVAALLVFAVGALTDFDASRLNDIPVDTSALGSSSWLPFGVLGIWAAFPFGMWFFLGVEGVPLAAEEAKDPVRSMPRALAISLSILVLLAVVTFFAATGAHGSAAIKDAGNPLVVALQGDGGPTALSRFVNYAGLAGLVASFFSLIFAGSRQLFALSRAGYLPRFLSLTSRRKSPYLGLLIPGAIGFTLAAWSGNGGRMLNVAVFGATISYALMALSHMVLRRREPGLARPYRTPGGVLTSAVAFVLALSALVATFLVDKDAAFIALGVYAIALAYFALYSRHRLVAHAPEEEFAALAAAEAELARD
- a CDS encoding FadR/GntR family transcriptional regulator — its product is MAKKIDSAAGADDRSPDALVPVLRTVRAGNGFEEALEQILQLLRLGLVPPGERLPSERELAERMGISRVTLREVLKVLQDQGMVESRRGRYGGTFVLPRPSEGGGEVELRRRVAAVDVEDVLRFREVLEVGAAGLCAAHGLTDEGAGRLRAALTATHDAELGDYRRQDTLLHLTLAELSGSPTLTAQYAAVRATANDLLDCIPLLVRNLEHSQHQHTALVEAVLDGDADGAREVMREHCAGTAALLRGFLT
- a CDS encoding glutamine synthetase family protein codes for the protein MADRTPPLSIEKLRALVASGEIDTVVLAFPDMQGRLQGKRFAAGFFLDEVLTHGTEGCNYLLAVDTEMNTVDGYAMSSWERGYGDFAMHADPATLRRVPWNEGTAMLIADLGWNDGSPVVAAPRQILRRQLERLAELGYTAQVGTELEFIVFKDSYEQAWDAGYKGLTPANQYNIDYSVLGTGRIEPLLRRIRNEMQAAGLTVESAKGECNPGQHEIVFRYDEALVTCDQHAIYKTGAKEIAAQEGVSLTFMAKYDQREGNSCHIHLSLTDEDGRNVMAGDGPDHMSPVMRHFLAGQLAALRDFSLLYAPNINSYKRFQPGSFAPTAVAWGHDNRTCALRVVGHGAGTRFENRLPGGDVNPHLAVAGLVAAGLYGIENKLELPEACTSNAYVGDYAHVPTTLREAAELWENSPIAKAAFGDEVVQHYRNMARVELDAFDAAVTDWELRRSFERL